The following coding sequences are from one Treponema bryantii window:
- the rimO gene encoding 30S ribosomal protein S12 methylthiotransferase RimO, whose product MKFFIDQHGCAKNQTDGELLAGFLMEKGYKLTLNASEADFIFVNTCGFIQSAKKESIDAIYDIKKAYPDARIIMTGCLAERYANDLIEQMPELDGVFGNGDLSKICSFMNKVRKERVAQTFSQEGVCSGTRPVLFNFPGSAFVKITEGCSNHCSFCAIPLIRGEVRSRPEAEILDEVKQLISDGVYEINLIGQDLAVYGKEFGTSLAKLLTKLSKIKGDFIVRPLYIHPDHFTDDIIEAIKTSPKLLPYFDIPFQSADDKIIRAMNRTGSYEQYTSLVKKLRRELPGAVLRTTFLTGFPGETDEAAENTARFLQEIQPDWSGCFPYSREEDTPAYKMKPRVPAKIAKARANHLEELQAEITRERLEHYVGQELNILVEEIVSGVEGDAAAEGLAIGRAWFQAPEVDGSVVIRYDLDDKKAVESIIPGGVVTVKVLANTGVDLDSRFIKNSRKIDKKNERKFIF is encoded by the coding sequence ATGAAATTTTTTATCGACCAGCACGGTTGTGCTAAAAACCAGACAGACGGAGAGCTGTTGGCAGGCTTTTTGATGGAGAAGGGGTATAAACTTACACTGAATGCCAGCGAAGCTGATTTTATCTTTGTTAATACCTGCGGTTTTATTCAATCTGCCAAAAAAGAATCAATTGATGCAATTTATGATATCAAAAAGGCTTATCCGGATGCCAGAATTATTATGACTGGCTGCCTTGCAGAACGCTATGCAAATGATCTTATAGAACAGATGCCTGAACTGGATGGTGTTTTTGGAAACGGTGACCTTTCAAAAATCTGCAGCTTTATGAATAAGGTTCGTAAAGAACGTGTTGCTCAGACTTTTAGTCAGGAAGGTGTGTGCAGCGGAACCCGTCCGGTGCTCTTTAATTTCCCTGGCAGCGCTTTTGTAAAAATAACTGAAGGCTGTTCAAATCACTGTTCTTTCTGCGCAATTCCTTTAATTCGTGGTGAGGTAAGAAGCCGTCCGGAAGCAGAAATTCTCGACGAAGTAAAGCAGCTTATTTCAGACGGTGTTTACGAAATCAATCTGATTGGACAGGATCTTGCCGTTTACGGCAAGGAATTTGGTACTTCACTTGCCAAGCTTTTGACTAAGCTTTCAAAAATCAAGGGAGATTTTATTGTTCGTCCGCTTTATATTCATCCGGATCATTTTACAGATGACATTATTGAAGCAATTAAAACTTCTCCAAAACTTCTTCCATATTTTGATATTCCATTCCAGAGTGCAGATGATAAAATCATTCGCGCAATGAATAGAACCGGCTCATACGAGCAATACACAAGCCTTGTAAAAAAACTCCGTCGTGAGTTACCGGGCGCTGTGCTCCGTACAACCTTCCTCACAGGTTTCCCTGGCGAAACAGACGAGGCTGCAGAAAATACCGCCCGTTTCCTTCAGGAAATTCAGCCGGACTGGTCTGGCTGTTTCCCTTACAGCCGCGAAGAAGATACTCCGGCCTATAAAATGAAGCCTCGTGTTCCTGCAAAGATTGCCAAAGCCCGTGCAAATCATCTCGAAGAGCTTCAGGCGGAAATCACCCGTGAGCGCCTTGAACACTATGTCGGTCAGGAACTCAATATTCTTGTTGAAGAAATCGTTTCTGGTGTAGAGGGTGATGCTGCCGCAGAAGGGCTTGCAATCGGCCGTGCCTGGTTCCAGGCTCCGGAAGTTGACGGTTCTGTAGTAATCCGTTATGACCTGGATGACAAAAAAGCTGTAGAATCAATAATTCCTGGCGGGGTAGTAACTGTAAAAGTTCTCGCAAATACTGGCGTAGACCTCGATTCCCGATTTATTAAAAATTCTAGAAAAATTGATAAAAAAAACGAGCGAAAATTCATTTTCTAG
- a CDS encoding GGDEF domain-containing protein, translating into MKVIAVLIPTFSTEYNLDILSGISDYFRGKDAKVVLIQTRIPGINTGAFDYQFCTGFEYAKSEEVEAVICVSGVYASEMPEDKLREILKCFEPRPVVSINLDPKTRNSYVIQADCRKSFKEIVSHLKKVHDCKKIAFFSANETKSKEALERYDAFTAALDACKLTFYPELVFDGAFTDFKAYDAIKAHYKSKNEIDFDAIVCANDMMASGCMRALEELGVKVPQEVKVTGFDDAIVASMHSPKLTTINQDIYSQGYEAAEIVDRVLSGEKMKKAYFNPLVPKFRQSCGCISLDHSLPVYKNVEGELRSDVNDKTDGVMQFVNALGEKNVVVTLLDTIRGFNTLKQMFFSLKYIVKQCAMSGMAIHFFKDVQIIDSEQEFVLPREAELHMFYTNQKNVEFFRPGLTVNPHEKIFSARSMEDISGIFILNPIFMGEANYGYMLCRINENKFADYNVYLKIIINAIAQAYDYTGKIQEGRNLERENTDLALQSRMDELTGILNRRGFIEQGQAALDLLQETDTSGVIFFADMDDLKKINDTYGHEMGDKAIMLQARVLKDIFRSSDVVGRLGGDEFGIVALGMKIGYVEKTRLKIQMLCKKVSIENQLPFTLSISLGAVDLQKSSVLKQLLSEADKELYKEKKKKHARK; encoded by the coding sequence ATGAAGGTTATAGCAGTTTTAATTCCGACATTTTCAACTGAGTACAATCTGGATATTCTTAGTGGTATTTCTGATTATTTTCGAGGCAAAGATGCTAAGGTTGTTCTTATTCAGACAAGAATTCCTGGCATAAATACAGGAGCCTTTGACTATCAGTTTTGTACAGGATTTGAATATGCTAAATCAGAAGAAGTAGAGGCTGTAATTTGTGTAAGCGGTGTTTATGCTTCTGAGATGCCTGAAGATAAACTTCGTGAAATCCTCAAATGTTTTGAACCACGTCCGGTAGTTTCAATTAACCTCGATCCAAAAACAAGAAACAGTTATGTGATTCAGGCAGACTGCCGTAAAAGCTTTAAGGAAATTGTAAGTCATCTTAAAAAAGTTCATGACTGCAAGAAAATTGCTTTTTTCTCTGCCAATGAAACAAAATCAAAGGAAGCTCTGGAACGCTATGATGCTTTTACTGCCGCACTCGATGCCTGTAAGCTTACCTTTTATCCTGAACTTGTTTTTGATGGTGCATTTACTGATTTTAAGGCTTATGATGCAATTAAAGCACATTATAAATCTAAAAATGAAATAGATTTTGATGCTATTGTCTGTGCCAATGATATGATGGCTTCGGGCTGTATGCGTGCTCTGGAAGAACTTGGTGTAAAAGTTCCTCAGGAAGTAAAGGTTACAGGCTTTGATGATGCTATTGTGGCATCTATGCATTCTCCAAAACTTACAACTATCAACCAGGATATTTATAGTCAGGGGTATGAAGCTGCAGAAATTGTAGACCGCGTTTTATCCGGTGAAAAGATGAAGAAGGCGTATTTTAATCCTCTCGTTCCAAAATTCCGTCAGTCTTGCGGCTGTATCAGCCTGGATCATTCTCTTCCTGTATATAAAAATGTTGAAGGTGAACTTCGTTCTGATGTTAACGATAAAACTGATGGAGTCATGCAGTTTGTAAATGCATTGGGCGAAAAAAATGTTGTTGTAACATTATTAGATACAATCCGGGGCTTTAATACTCTCAAACAGATGTTCTTCAGCCTTAAATATATTGTAAAGCAGTGTGCAATGAGTGGAATGGCTATTCATTTCTTTAAGGATGTTCAGATTATTGATTCTGAGCAGGAATTTGTCCTTCCTAGAGAAGCTGAACTTCACATGTTTTACACTAATCAGAAGAATGTTGAATTCTTCAGACCAGGGCTTACTGTAAATCCTCATGAAAAGATTTTTTCAGCCCGCTCAATGGAAGATATAAGCGGAATATTTATTTTGAATCCGATTTTTATGGGTGAAGCAAATTACGGTTATATGCTTTGCCGTATAAACGAAAATAAATTTGCAGATTACAACGTTTACTTAAAAATCATCATAAATGCAATTGCTCAGGCTTATGATTATACCGGTAAGATTCAGGAAGGCCGAAACCTTGAACGCGAAAATACTGATCTTGCTTTACAGTCTCGCATGGATGAGCTGACTGGTATTCTCAACCGCCGCGGCTTTATTGAACAGGGACAGGCAGCTCTTGACCTTCTGCAGGAAACAGATACTTCTGGTGTCATTTTCTTTGCAGATATGGATGACCTTAAAAAAATCAATGATACTTATGGTCATGAAATGGGGGATAAGGCAATTATGCTTCAGGCAAGGGTTCTGAAAGATATTTTCCGTTCTTCAGATGTTGTTGGTCGCCTTGGTGGTGATGAATTTGGAATTGTTGCTCTTGGAATGAAAATCGGTTATGTTGAAAAAACAAGACTTAAAATACAAATGCTCTGTAAAAAAGTTTCTATAGAAAATCAGCTGCCGTTTACACTTTCAATAAGTCTTGGAGCAGTAGACCTTCAGAAATCAAGTGTTTTGAAGCAGCTTCTTTCCGAAGCAGATAAAGAACTTTATAAAGAAAAAAAGAAGAAACATGCCAGAAAATAA
- a CDS encoding helix-turn-helix domain-containing protein has product MESYGELLKTTREAKELDLDRASREISIEKRYLAGLEAEDNAVFPGEAYMVGFLKNYADYLELDSEFILKLYRNKQIQESPLPQGLYEPHKPRYFLPAIIIPSVLLVAVVAVVLTLLVLKKKNNIEDGVVVSSGVKNRQYELSDKKFTQRVYKGDQLFIPTENDGKIILTVRDTLSAFGIDTPSGVFYIELAEESELDINGDNASDMIVYVSDISSTDESRGAEVSILLRHGLAVDTTVVAAEEIPFASEVKSSHPYKVIHEDNRAYPFTINASFRGPCLFRDRVDNSQSVESYFARGDLFTATPRNGIRLWMSNFNTVKITIIADSKSFDLDIGTAGQIFVEDIKWIKDTDGKYKLVVIELD; this is encoded by the coding sequence ATGGAAAGCTACGGTGAACTTTTAAAAACAACCCGCGAAGCAAAAGAACTTGACCTTGACCGTGCAAGTCGCGAAATCTCTATAGAAAAAAGATATCTTGCAGGACTTGAAGCAGAAGATAATGCTGTTTTTCCTGGCGAAGCTTATATGGTTGGCTTCTTAAAGAATTATGCAGATTATCTTGAACTTGATTCAGAGTTTATTTTAAAGCTTTACCGTAATAAGCAGATTCAGGAATCTCCGCTTCCACAGGGGCTTTATGAACCTCATAAGCCACGTTACTTTCTTCCGGCAATTATAATTCCTTCTGTACTGCTTGTTGCAGTCGTTGCTGTTGTTCTGACTCTTCTCGTATTAAAAAAGAAGAATAATATTGAAGATGGTGTTGTAGTTTCCAGCGGTGTAAAAAATCGTCAGTATGAGCTTTCTGATAAAAAGTTTACACAGCGTGTTTATAAGGGCGACCAGCTTTTTATTCCTACAGAGAACGATGGAAAAATCATTCTTACTGTTAGAGATACTCTTTCTGCCTTTGGTATTGATACTCCTTCCGGAGTTTTCTATATCGAGCTTGCAGAAGAATCTGAACTTGATATTAACGGTGACAATGCATCTGATATGATTGTCTACGTTTCTGATATTTCCTCTACTGATGAAAGCCGCGGTGCAGAAGTTAGCATTCTGCTCCGTCATGGTCTTGCTGTAGATACAACTGTAGTTGCTGCAGAAGAAATTCCGTTTGCTTCTGAAGTTAAGTCTTCGCATCCTTACAAGGTTATTCATGAGGACAACAGAGCTTATCCGTTCACAATCAATGCAAGCTTCCGCGGTCCTTGTCTCTTCCGCGATCGCGTGGATAATTCTCAGTCGGTTGAATCTTATTTCGCGCGCGGTGACTTATTCACTGCAACTCCACGTAATGGTATCCGCCTGTGGATGTCTAACTTCAATACTGTAAAAATTACAATTATTGCAGACTCTAAATCCTTTGACCTTGATATTGGTACTGCCGGTCAGATTTTTGTTGAAGATATCAAGTGGATTAAAGATACAGACGGTAAGTATAAGCTTGTCGTTATCGAATTGGACTAA
- a CDS encoding LolA family protein, which yields MKKLIISFCALFVSTVLFAQNITTASAYFKTISEYYGTIKDYEVDFEIRIEKTESRGKLSFKAPNLLRMDYTNPEEQVICFNGDILTIYIKEPAEAVLQQQVTPGSSGSASTLSTPQGLSLMSRYYTVAYETGQNPEPLEEGSDEMVVKLILTRKSASEAFRYIKLAINNETKLIRRIEAVTPKGEEFVFDFYDYVLNQNLSEQRFVYDAPSSANNYNNFLFSE from the coding sequence ATGAAAAAGCTAATTATTTCTTTCTGTGCACTTTTTGTTTCAACTGTTTTATTCGCACAGAATATTACAACTGCTAGTGCATATTTTAAGACTATTTCTGAATATTACGGTACTATCAAAGATTACGAAGTAGATTTTGAAATCAGAATAGAAAAGACAGAATCAAGAGGAAAACTTTCCTTTAAGGCTCCTAATCTTTTGAGAATGGATTATACAAATCCGGAAGAGCAGGTAATCTGCTTTAATGGTGATATCCTTACAATCTATATTAAAGAGCCGGCCGAGGCTGTTCTTCAGCAGCAGGTAACTCCTGGTTCAAGTGGAAGTGCATCAACACTTTCAACACCTCAGGGACTGTCTCTTATGTCTCGTTATTACACAGTTGCTTATGAAACTGGTCAGAATCCAGAGCCTTTGGAAGAAGGTTCTGATGAAATGGTAGTAAAACTGATTCTTACAAGAAAGAGCGCTTCAGAAGCCTTCAGATATATTAAGCTTGCAATCAACAACGAAACAAAGCTTATTCGCCGTATAGAAGCTGTTACTCCTAAGGGAGAAGAGTTTGTTTTTGATTTCTATGATTATGTACTGAATCAGAACCTTTCTGAGCAGCGTTTCGTTTACGACGCTCCTTCTTCTGCAAATAATTATAACAACTTCCTGTTTTCGGAGTAG